A genomic region of Oceaniferula marina contains the following coding sequences:
- a CDS encoding alpha-amylase family glycosyl hydrolase yields MGDFHQFGIITTLHQLNQRPLEHLEDDLLQFRKKKPMALVLPSLYSELEGPALNAIVDEIARVPYLDQIVVGLDRANESEYRYALQFFDRLPQHPDVLWNDGPRLRKIDQLLQDKGLAPLEPGKGRNVWYMFGYILASGKAQTVALHDCDITTYDRSMLARLIYPVANPNLSYKFCKGYYARVANNSMNGRVCRLLVTPLLRALKKVCGPNDYLEFLDSFRYPLAGEFSLSRDVIEDIRIPSDWGLEMGTLSEMHRNYATNQICQVDIADTYDHKHQDLSLEDKTRGLSKMSCDISKSLYRKMATQGEVFTQERIRTIKATYYRIALDLVDSYHSDAAINGLNYDMHTEGSAIEVFAENIMQAGNDFLDPEQSMATPFMPSWKRVIAAVPNIMDMLLDAVEEDKREFGKGASYNMASHPKVVQLRQRVEERVRNVYGEDNVDAVTDRIFQMAPLETKAIHRTPELNKWTENDVLAITYADSIKRPGEAPLRTLYEFSQRELKQHINNLHILPFCPYSSDDGFSVIDYTSVNPDHGDWHDIERFHKHFNLMADLVLNHCSRESLWFKNFCTNTTPGKDYFIDAAQFNDLSQVVRPRSTPLLSSVQTVDGEKEVWCTFSEDQVDLNFANPEVLMEIIHIIQLYLDKGIHVFRLDAVAFLWKEDGTNCVHRPETHELIKLLRLIIEHLEPAAILITETNVPNKENLSYFGNGNEAHLIYNFSLPPLLLYTMLSGNCQHLKKWMMSMPPARRGRAYLNFIASHDGIGLRPAEGLLSGTEQHNLIETIRAFGGEISMRRTPEGELTPYEANISLYSSMAGTIANGEDQWQQDRYICAHTIMLALEGLPAFYIHSLLATENDRQGMAESGEPRSINRHQWSAEALQEQLNTPDSHHKIIFDELRRRIDIRRKQSAFHPNATQYTLHFGAQVFAFWRESLDRSQSIFALHNISDQPQTIPLVELNLIATETWYDVLNGDHYDQNDTSIHLPPYGCVWISNHG; encoded by the coding sequence ATGGGAGACTTTCACCAATTCGGAATTATCACCACCCTGCACCAACTCAACCAACGCCCGCTGGAGCACCTGGAAGACGACTTACTGCAGTTCAGAAAAAAGAAACCCATGGCCTTGGTGCTGCCATCGCTTTACTCGGAACTGGAAGGCCCGGCACTTAATGCCATCGTCGATGAAATCGCCAGAGTCCCCTACCTCGACCAGATCGTCGTTGGACTCGACCGAGCAAACGAATCCGAGTATCGCTACGCGCTCCAGTTTTTTGACCGACTCCCCCAGCACCCCGATGTGCTTTGGAACGATGGCCCCCGCCTGAGGAAAATCGATCAACTCCTCCAAGACAAGGGGCTGGCACCACTCGAGCCAGGGAAAGGCCGCAACGTCTGGTACATGTTCGGCTATATTCTCGCATCGGGAAAAGCCCAAACCGTGGCACTGCACGATTGCGATATTACCACCTATGACCGTTCGATGCTCGCCCGCCTGATCTACCCGGTGGCCAACCCGAACCTCAGCTACAAATTCTGTAAAGGATACTACGCCAGAGTTGCAAACAACTCGATGAACGGCCGCGTCTGCCGCCTGCTCGTCACCCCCTTGCTTCGGGCGCTGAAAAAAGTCTGCGGACCAAACGACTACCTTGAATTTCTCGACAGCTTCCGCTATCCGCTCGCAGGCGAATTTTCCCTCTCCCGGGATGTGATCGAAGACATACGGATTCCATCCGACTGGGGACTCGAAATGGGAACCCTTTCGGAAATGCATCGTAACTACGCCACCAACCAGATCTGCCAGGTCGACATCGCCGACACCTACGACCACAAGCACCAAGACCTCTCACTCGAAGACAAAACCAGAGGTCTATCGAAGATGAGCTGCGATATTTCCAAATCCCTCTACCGGAAAATGGCAACCCAGGGCGAAGTCTTCACTCAAGAGCGCATCCGGACAATCAAAGCCACCTACTACCGCATTGCACTGGACTTGGTGGATAGCTACCACAGCGATGCCGCCATCAACGGCCTGAACTACGATATGCATACCGAAGGTTCGGCCATCGAGGTCTTTGCCGAAAATATCATGCAGGCGGGTAACGACTTCCTCGACCCCGAACAATCGATGGCGACCCCCTTCATGCCCAGCTGGAAACGCGTGATTGCAGCCGTCCCTAACATCATGGATATGCTTCTCGACGCTGTAGAGGAAGACAAAAGAGAGTTTGGCAAAGGAGCCAGTTACAATATGGCAAGCCACCCGAAAGTGGTGCAGTTACGTCAACGTGTCGAAGAGCGCGTCCGCAACGTCTACGGCGAAGACAACGTAGACGCTGTCACGGACCGGATCTTTCAAATGGCTCCGCTTGAAACCAAAGCCATTCACAGGACCCCCGAACTCAATAAGTGGACGGAAAACGACGTCCTTGCCATCACCTACGCCGACAGCATCAAACGCCCCGGTGAAGCACCACTCCGCACCCTCTATGAGTTCAGCCAACGGGAACTCAAACAACACATCAACAACCTGCACATCCTCCCCTTCTGCCCCTACAGCTCGGATGACGGTTTTTCAGTGATCGACTACACCAGCGTCAACCCTGACCACGGTGACTGGCATGACATCGAACGCTTCCACAAACATTTCAACCTGATGGCTGACCTGGTCCTGAACCACTGCTCACGCGAATCCCTCTGGTTCAAAAACTTCTGCACCAACACAACACCAGGCAAAGACTACTTCATTGATGCCGCCCAATTCAACGACCTCAGTCAGGTGGTCAGACCGCGTAGCACTCCGCTACTTAGCAGCGTGCAAACCGTCGACGGGGAAAAAGAAGTCTGGTGCACCTTCAGTGAGGACCAAGTCGATCTGAACTTTGCCAACCCCGAAGTCCTGATGGAAATCATCCACATCATCCAGCTCTATCTGGATAAAGGGATTCATGTCTTCCGACTCGATGCCGTCGCTTTCCTATGGAAAGAAGACGGAACCAACTGTGTCCATCGACCCGAGACCCACGAGTTAATCAAGCTGCTCAGGCTCATCATCGAACATCTCGAACCCGCGGCCATTCTGATCACAGAAACCAACGTCCCTAACAAAGAAAACCTAAGCTACTTCGGAAACGGCAACGAAGCTCATCTCATCTACAATTTTTCGCTGCCTCCGCTTTTACTCTACACGATGCTCAGCGGCAACTGCCAGCACTTGAAAAAATGGATGATGTCCATGCCACCGGCTAGGCGCGGTCGAGCCTACCTCAATTTCATTGCCTCCCACGACGGCATCGGCCTGCGCCCAGCCGAAGGATTACTTTCCGGCACCGAACAGCACAACTTGATAGAAACCATCCGGGCCTTTGGAGGAGAGATCTCCATGCGTCGAACACCGGAAGGTGAACTCACCCCCTATGAAGCCAATATTTCTCTCTACTCGTCCATGGCCGGAACCATTGCTAACGGTGAGGACCAGTGGCAACAAGATCGCTACATCTGTGCCCACACCATCATGCTCGCATTGGAAGGTCTACCGGCATTTTACATCCACAGCCTGTTAGCGACCGAAAACGATCGTCAAGGTATGGCCGAGAGTGGAGAACCACGGTCCATCAACCGCCATCAATGGTCGGCCGAGGCACTCCAAGAACAACTGAACACCCCGGATAGCCATCACAAAATCATCTTTGACGAGCTTCGCCGCCGAATCGATATCCGGAGAAAACAATCGGCCTTCCACCCGAATGCCACCCAGTACACACTGCACTTCGGAGCCCAGGTCTTTGCCTTCTGGAGAGAAAGTTTGGATCGTAGCCAGTCGATCTTTGCCTTGCATAACATCTCGGACCAGCCACAGACGATTCCCTTGGTTGAATTGAACCTGATTGCGACCGAAACCTGGTATGATGTCCTCAACGGTGACCACTACGACCAGAACGACACCTCGATCCATCTCCCACCCTACGGTTGTGTCTGGATTTCCAACCACGGTTGA
- a CDS encoding HAD-IIB family hydrolase, whose product MPDIQKLLVISDLDACFMNDDYSYSDALEAVEALKAEGFPLVFNSSKTIPELTALIDELQLDTPLVSENGGIVAVPAQSPLAQLCKSAKDGTWTKHQDYWTTQTGLDRGIILQHAHALRSAFDYQFDGFADWTPTELAAVTGLSKHQAVMAKDRHVSEPILWNDTPQHWEDFYQQLEPHGIRALHGGRFIHLMGNADKSDGLKTVCDLYHMSEPHTLWTCLALGDSPNDLSMLEAADIGVIIPHDKGPRIPLNAPHIQYASYPASKGWNQAVLDILK is encoded by the coding sequence ACGACGACTACAGCTACAGCGACGCGCTGGAAGCGGTAGAAGCCCTCAAAGCAGAAGGCTTCCCCCTGGTTTTCAACTCGAGTAAAACCATTCCCGAACTTACAGCCTTGATTGATGAGCTTCAACTCGACACCCCACTTGTCTCGGAAAATGGAGGCATCGTCGCCGTGCCGGCCCAATCACCGCTTGCCCAACTTTGCAAATCAGCAAAAGACGGAACATGGACCAAACATCAGGATTACTGGACGACTCAAACGGGACTCGACAGGGGGATCATCCTGCAACATGCACATGCGCTTCGCTCCGCATTCGACTATCAATTCGATGGCTTTGCTGACTGGACACCCACTGAACTCGCCGCAGTCACCGGCTTGAGCAAACACCAAGCGGTCATGGCAAAAGACCGTCATGTATCCGAACCCATTCTCTGGAATGACACCCCCCAACATTGGGAAGACTTCTATCAGCAACTCGAACCCCATGGCATCAGGGCACTGCATGGCGGCCGCTTCATTCACCTCATGGGAAACGCCGATAAATCAGATGGACTGAAAACCGTCTGCGACCTCTACCACATGAGTGAACCCCATACACTCTGGACATGCCTCGCTCTCGGCGACAGCCCGAACGACCTGTCGATGCTCGAAGCTGCAGATATCGGAGTGATCATCCCACACGACAAAGGCCCGCGAATTCCCCTCAACGCACCTCACATCCAATACGCATCCTATCCGGCATCCAAAGGCTGGAACCAGGCTGTGCTCGACATTCTCAAATAA